A portion of the Algisphaera agarilytica genome contains these proteins:
- a CDS encoding aldehyde dehydrogenase family protein has product MLSTLYPVLINGEQLEADATATVINPATGQPAGEVPDISPALIQQSLVAAEKGFQVWSTMSPAARREIVLRYAELIEAEKDRLIDLLISETGKPRDNAEYDFGMLTTCLRYFVEEAERLDQPVLHDPDGRFLHYTLRQPLGVVVGVLAWNFPLLNLGYKLGPALAAGCSVILKPALETPLASLEVGYLAKKAGLPDGVVNIVTCSDHDVVGGLLESDIPSLVTMIGSTRGGLQVMDRSCTSVKRFSVELGGNSPAVVYPDAPIEDAARQIVDLKFANTGQVCVSPNRCFVHESIYEAFLDAAVQHTTSLNKIGPLVSAEARTRILGLVETAKEGGATVLCGGHAEDGPGFFMPPTILRDVDRSMSVACSEVFGPVLSVLPFSDTDNEIALANDTEFGLAAYVFTTNLTKGLRAAREIKAGSVCINEPHYSVQLPHGGLKQSGVGKDCSKYSLEEYLTLKRVSIQIDPT; this is encoded by the coding sequence ATGCTGAGCACCCTTTACCCTGTTCTTATCAACGGCGAACAGCTCGAAGCCGACGCCACCGCAACCGTGATCAACCCCGCCACCGGGCAACCGGCGGGCGAGGTCCCCGACATCAGCCCTGCGCTGATTCAGCAATCACTCGTTGCCGCAGAGAAGGGGTTCCAGGTCTGGTCCACGATGTCGCCTGCGGCGAGGCGCGAAATCGTCTTGCGGTATGCCGAACTCATCGAAGCCGAGAAAGATCGACTGATTGATCTCTTGATCTCGGAAACCGGCAAGCCGCGTGACAACGCGGAGTACGACTTCGGGATGCTCACGACGTGCTTGCGGTATTTCGTGGAGGAGGCCGAGCGGCTGGATCAGCCCGTTCTGCACGATCCGGATGGCCGGTTCCTTCACTACACGCTGCGTCAGCCCTTGGGGGTTGTCGTCGGCGTTTTGGCCTGGAACTTCCCACTCCTCAACCTGGGATACAAGCTGGGCCCCGCGCTCGCGGCGGGGTGTAGCGTCATCCTCAAGCCAGCGCTGGAAACCCCGCTGGCCTCGCTTGAAGTTGGCTACCTAGCCAAGAAGGCGGGGCTGCCCGACGGGGTCGTCAACATAGTGACCTGTTCGGACCACGACGTCGTGGGCGGCCTGCTCGAGAGCGACATCCCCTCACTGGTGACGATGATCGGCTCGACACGCGGCGGCCTGCAGGTCATGGATCGTTCGTGCACCAGCGTGAAACGATTCTCCGTTGAATTGGGCGGCAACTCGCCTGCCGTCGTCTACCCCGACGCCCCGATCGAAGACGCGGCCCGGCAAATCGTGGACCTCAAGTTCGCAAACACCGGCCAGGTCTGTGTGTCCCCCAACCGTTGCTTTGTTCACGAAAGTATTTACGAGGCATTTCTGGACGCCGCGGTTCAACACACCACCAGCCTGAACAAGATCGGCCCCTTGGTCTCCGCAGAGGCACGCACTCGCATACTCGGCCTCGTGGAAACCGCCAAAGAGGGCGGAGCCACGGTGCTTTGTGGTGGCCACGCGGAGGACGGCCCGGGCTTTTTCATGCCTCCCACCATCCTCCGCGATGTCGATCGCTCGATGTCGGTGGCCTGCAGCGAGGTCTTCGGCCCCGTGTTGTCCGTGCTGCCGTTCTCCGACACCGACAACGAGATCGCATTGGCGAACGACACCGAGTTTGGTCTCGCGGCCTACGTGTTCACCACCAACCTCACCAAAGGGTTGCGTGCGGCACGGGAGATCAAAGCCGGGAGCGTTTGCATCAACGAGCCGCACTACAGCGTGCAACTCCCGCACGGCGGCCTCAAGCAGAGCGGCGTCGGAAAAGACTGCTCGAAGTACAGCCTTGAGGAATACCTCACGCTCAAGCGTGTTTCGATTCAGATCGATCCGACGTAA
- a CDS encoding mandelate racemase/muconate lactonizing enzyme family protein encodes MIECIRTYRIEHELDEPFGFSQWNYKTRHGLLVEIVDDSGTIGWGECYGPAAVTQSAISTFYADKLIGMDPLRNEAAWQHCWRSSLDFARKGIMMGAISGLDMAMLDLKGKLLHVSASELMGGRLRDTVSCYATGMYFRDQPEPQLLDTILNEASEYLSQGFKALKIKVGKNLDFDKRQIHELRKLAPKAQLMADSNHAYDLPEAIEIGRALEENAFAWFEEPLSPQHPDQFRKLANKIDVPIATGECEQTRWGFKDLLDHGGVHIAQPDLAYCGGPTEALKIRAIASSFGVRAVPHVWGTMLNLAAATHFLASSYVEPGRLTPNELLLEVDRTPNPMRDDMYINPLDVIDGKIQVPTRPGLGVEPDLDMLRKYCVQDTETLTPKTPLSIGTTSSWPSKSRVSKI; translated from the coding sequence ATGATCGAATGCATCCGCACCTACCGAATTGAACATGAGCTAGACGAACCATTTGGTTTTTCTCAGTGGAACTATAAAACGCGGCACGGCCTTCTGGTTGAGATCGTCGACGACTCGGGAACCATTGGGTGGGGCGAGTGCTACGGGCCCGCCGCGGTCACGCAATCCGCGATCTCGACCTTTTATGCCGACAAACTGATCGGCATGGATCCGTTGCGTAATGAAGCCGCTTGGCAACACTGCTGGCGGTCCTCTCTCGACTTCGCCCGCAAGGGCATCATGATGGGGGCGATTTCGGGCCTGGATATGGCGATGCTGGACCTGAAAGGCAAGCTGCTTCACGTCTCGGCCTCAGAACTTATGGGCGGACGGCTCCGAGACACCGTGAGTTGTTACGCCACCGGCATGTACTTCCGAGATCAGCCCGAGCCGCAACTACTCGACACCATTCTGAATGAGGCGAGCGAGTACCTGAGCCAGGGTTTCAAAGCACTGAAGATCAAGGTGGGCAAGAACCTGGACTTCGACAAACGGCAGATCCATGAACTCCGCAAGCTTGCGCCGAAGGCCCAACTGATGGCGGACTCGAATCACGCCTACGACCTGCCCGAGGCGATTGAGATCGGTCGAGCCCTCGAAGAGAACGCGTTTGCATGGTTTGAAGAACCGCTCTCGCCCCAACACCCCGACCAGTTCCGCAAGCTCGCCAACAAAATCGATGTGCCCATCGCCACCGGCGAATGCGAACAAACCCGATGGGGCTTCAAGGACCTGCTGGATCACGGCGGCGTCCATATCGCTCAGCCCGACCTGGCTTACTGCGGCGGCCCCACCGAAGCTTTGAAGATCAGAGCGATCGCCTCCTCTTTTGGGGTCCGCGCGGTCCCGCATGTTTGGGGCACCATGCTTAACTTGGCGGCCGCCACCCACTTCCTGGCCTCAAGTTATGTAGAGCCGGGCCGACTTACCCCCAACGAATTATTGCTGGAAGTCGACCGGACCCCCAACCCGATGCGGGACGATATGTACATCAATCCCCTGGACGTGATCGACGGGAAAATCCAGGTACCCACCCGCCCCGGGCTCGGAGTCGAGCCGGACCTCGACATGCTGCGCAAGTACTGCGTGCAAGATACCGAGACTCTAACCCCCAAAACACCCCTAAGCATTGGGACCACATCAAGCTGGCCTAGCAAGTCTCGCGTTTCGAAAATCTGA
- a CDS encoding sulfatase-like hydrolase/transferase: MPAQGQNAKNVIVIVADDAGYADFGFMQNNGISGTDPTTGFATSLTPNLDALANRGVTFDRAYVAANCQPTRAAIITGAYQQRIGNESVGNNLFLQSQIAEFGFEGIPDATPTLWDRFKAEGYATGAVGKWHLGSIEGINRPQDQGVDEFYGHWHGSRDYILGRSYNLNQINNPNSALQPRYMRETVRQSDGTVTDTVVEGTRSGEYITNVFGDYGVQFIEDHANEDPFVLYQSFTAPHKPWSDDSPDFNDPRLAGLQGVRKEVGSMMITMDREIGRILDRLEDPNGDGNTSDSIADDTTIVFVNDNGGVSGSDAFGDGTDNGLFPNVKGSPKEGGIRVPMLIAGAGIDESAQGTIYNKPVHGIDILPTVLSLSGAQPIEGEEQIDGVNLLPFINGQTSDDPHEVLVHRWRGTFAVIKDKDDDQWKLVNTNTTNAREDRFRLYNVADDIDESNDLSGNAVHADLIEELKRDLTDYEAFFDKPRYSILARTLEEEPLNVFDHHVFNPNAGSTAWSGGKADGVSYFDASGNPNGTLNWFEAGTNDEKFLLRADGFASAVLEFGTHDSDYTATNDLLRRTGLEFMLNQMVLSGDYTEADNHRATIDGLSVLFTESLTGQQAEIAVDATHSSTGRFTYDLDLDLILYDNLAFTGDGDVTVNVNGTVREYFESRDLIKRGTSTVSLNGQAIHSGATLVEGGTLALIGGAALDQTSSIQISEGATLDASATNTGGLTLMDGQTIGGSGTLVGELTISSGATVQPGSSPGRLTIDGDTTFEDGSTLLLEIDGSGVAGTAYDQLEILGQLQVTGGTLEVRTAPSYNANLGDVFDLLSFDSAQGEFDVLILPELGQGLTWDADSLLTSGTIRVVPEPSTALAILVSGALAYGRRRPRQ, from the coding sequence ATGCCCGCTCAGGGCCAAAACGCCAAGAACGTCATTGTGATTGTTGCGGATGATGCGGGATATGCCGACTTCGGCTTTATGCAAAACAACGGGATCAGTGGGACCGACCCCACAACCGGATTTGCGACTTCGCTCACCCCCAACCTCGACGCGTTGGCCAACCGGGGCGTGACGTTTGATCGCGCTTATGTGGCCGCGAACTGCCAACCGACCCGCGCGGCAATCATCACCGGGGCGTACCAGCAACGCATCGGCAACGAGAGTGTCGGCAACAACCTGTTTCTTCAGAGCCAGATCGCTGAGTTTGGATTCGAAGGCATCCCCGACGCCACCCCCACCCTTTGGGATCGGTTTAAAGCCGAAGGCTACGCCACGGGCGCCGTCGGGAAATGGCACCTCGGCTCGATCGAAGGGATCAACCGACCTCAAGACCAGGGTGTCGATGAGTTCTACGGCCACTGGCACGGTTCGCGCGACTACATCCTTGGGCGCAGCTACAACCTGAACCAGATCAACAACCCCAACAGTGCTCTGCAGCCGCGCTACATGCGCGAAACCGTACGCCAATCGGACGGCACGGTGACCGATACCGTGGTCGAAGGCACCCGCAGCGGCGAATACATCACCAATGTTTTCGGCGATTATGGTGTTCAGTTCATCGAAGACCACGCCAACGAAGACCCGTTTGTTCTCTACCAGTCGTTCACCGCTCCTCACAAACCCTGGAGCGACGATTCACCAGACTTCAACGACCCCCGCCTTGCGGGCCTTCAAGGCGTGCGTAAGGAAGTCGGGTCGATGATGATCACGATGGACAGAGAAATCGGCCGGATCCTCGATCGGCTGGAAGACCCCAACGGGGACGGGAACACCAGCGACAGCATCGCCGACGACACAACCATCGTGTTTGTGAACGACAACGGCGGCGTCTCGGGCTCCGATGCGTTCGGCGACGGCACGGATAACGGCCTGTTTCCCAATGTAAAAGGCTCACCCAAAGAGGGCGGCATCCGGGTCCCGATGCTCATCGCGGGTGCGGGCATCGATGAATCGGCCCAGGGCACGATCTACAACAAGCCCGTACACGGGATCGATATCCTCCCCACCGTTCTCTCGCTTTCCGGGGCTCAACCGATTGAAGGGGAGGAACAGATCGATGGCGTCAACCTCCTGCCCTTCATCAACGGCCAGACCAGCGACGATCCGCATGAGGTCTTGGTCCACCGGTGGCGCGGGACTTTCGCGGTCATCAAGGATAAAGACGACGATCAATGGAAACTGGTCAATACGAACACGACCAACGCTCGGGAAGACCGCTTCCGCCTGTACAACGTAGCCGACGACATCGACGAATCGAATGACCTGAGCGGCAACGCCGTCCACGCCGACCTGATCGAAGAACTCAAGCGTGACCTAACGGACTACGAAGCATTCTTCGATAAGCCGCGGTATTCGATTCTGGCTCGTACGCTCGAAGAAGAGCCGCTCAACGTGTTCGACCACCACGTGTTCAACCCCAATGCCGGGAGCACCGCCTGGTCGGGCGGGAAAGCCGACGGCGTCTCGTATTTCGATGCTTCGGGCAATCCCAACGGCACGCTGAACTGGTTTGAAGCGGGGACCAACGACGAAAAGTTTCTGCTCCGTGCCGACGGCTTTGCGAGCGCTGTGCTCGAGTTTGGCACACACGACAGTGACTACACCGCCACGAACGATTTGCTCCGCCGCACCGGCCTCGAGTTTATGCTCAACCAAATGGTCCTCAGCGGCGATTACACCGAGGCAGACAACCACCGCGCGACGATCGACGGCCTGTCCGTGCTGTTCACCGAGAGCCTCACCGGCCAACAGGCCGAGATTGCGGTCGACGCCACCCACTCCTCGACCGGACGCTTCACCTACGATCTCGACCTTGATCTGATCCTTTACGACAACCTGGCGTTCACCGGCGACGGCGACGTCACGGTCAACGTCAACGGCACCGTCCGAGAGTATTTTGAGTCTCGCGATCTCATCAAGCGTGGCACCAGCACCGTCAGCCTGAACGGCCAAGCCATCCACTCGGGCGCCACGCTTGTCGAGGGCGGCACCTTGGCCCTCATCGGTGGGGCGGCACTGGATCAGACTTCTTCGATCCAAATTTCTGAAGGGGCCACGCTGGACGCCTCGGCAACGAATACCGGTGGACTCACGCTGATGGACGGCCAAACCATCGGCGGATCCGGAACATTGGTCGGCGAGCTAACCATCTCATCGGGTGCCACCGTGCAGCCCGGATCGAGCCCCGGCCGCTTGACCATTGATGGCGACACGACGTTTGAAGACGGCTCAACACTGCTCCTCGAAATCGACGGATCGGGTGTGGCAGGTACCGCGTACGATCAACTGGAAATTTTGGGGCAATTGCAGGTGACAGGAGGTACGCTTGAAGTCAGAACAGCCCCTTCATACAACGCAAATCTGGGCGACGTTTTTGACTTGTTAAGCTTCGACTCGGCCCAAGGTGAATTTGATGTCTTGATCTTGCCAGAACTTGGGCAAGGCTTAACGTGGGATGCGGACAGCCTTTTGACCTCGGGCACCATTCGGGTTGTGCCCGAGCCCTCGACCGCCTTGGCGATACTCGTTTCGGGGGCTTTGGCCTATGGCCGACGACGCCCGCGCCAGTAA
- a CDS encoding bifunctional 4-hydroxy-2-oxoglutarate aldolase/2-dehydro-3-deoxy-phosphogluconate aldolase codes for MHNAFPNHLIERLESTRVVAGFSTEEVDDAVATANALYDGGIDALEVTLRTPAAIDGIRAIAEARPEMLVGVGTILTPDQVHQVKDAGAAFGVAPGLSPQVIQAARDAELPFAPGVMTPSDLTQAIELGLRFVKLFPAEAAGGKDYLNSLAAPFASYGIRYFPFGGVKNENVADYLSLPAVAAVGGTWIAPASMIAARDWAGITRRAEEARATVERLALSEVA; via the coding sequence ATGCACAACGCCTTCCCCAACCATCTCATCGAACGGCTTGAATCCACCCGCGTGGTGGCGGGCTTCTCGACAGAAGAAGTCGACGACGCGGTCGCCACGGCCAACGCGTTGTACGACGGGGGCATCGATGCGTTGGAAGTGACGTTGCGAACCCCCGCGGCGATCGACGGAATCCGCGCGATCGCCGAAGCGCGGCCCGAGATGTTGGTGGGAGTCGGCACGATCCTGACACCAGACCAAGTCCACCAAGTGAAAGATGCGGGAGCGGCCTTCGGGGTCGCCCCGGGTCTCAGCCCCCAGGTGATCCAAGCCGCACGTGACGCGGAGCTTCCTTTCGCTCCGGGGGTCATGACCCCCAGCGACCTGACCCAGGCGATCGAACTGGGCTTGCGTTTCGTCAAGCTCTTTCCCGCCGAGGCGGCAGGCGGCAAAGACTATCTAAATAGCCTGGCGGCACCGTTTGCCTCTTACGGCATCCGCTACTTCCCGTTTGGTGGCGTGAAGAACGAAAACGTCGCCGACTATCTCAGCCTTCCGGCGGTCGCAGCGGTGGGGGGCACGTGGATCGCGCCGGCGTCGATGATTGCCGCGCGTGATTGGGCGGGAATCACGCGACGGGCCGAGGAGGCGCGGGCCACGGTTGAGCGATTAGCGCTATCAGAAGTTGCTTGA
- a CDS encoding sugar kinase, whose protein sequence is MKPVVGFGEIMCRLACPERLRLRQTRALDVTYAGAEASVCASICNFGGSARYVTALPNNALGEAAMDTIRAVGIDASHIVRPEHGRMGLYFLETGANQRPSNVLYDRADAAVAITPADQYDWEAIFEGAGWLHLSGITPALSEVAADATERAAKAAQQAGVPVSIDLNFRKKLWGWSPDLPSRELARQVMGRILPQVSVVIANEEDCADVLDIRAGDTDVEAGSLEIDGYPLVARRVVEQFPNVQKVAITLRESLSANHNNWGAMLYDSAEDKPYFAPLNDNADYQPYEIKNIVDRVGGGDSFAGGLIFALNTPALQAPGDAVRYAVAASCLKHSIKGDFNFSTRPEVEALMHGAASGRVVR, encoded by the coding sequence ATGAAGCCCGTCGTTGGTTTTGGTGAAATTATGTGCCGCCTGGCTTGCCCGGAACGTCTCCGGCTACGTCAGACACGCGCTCTGGACGTGACATACGCCGGCGCAGAAGCGAGCGTCTGCGCCTCGATCTGTAATTTCGGAGGCTCGGCCCGGTACGTCACCGCGCTGCCCAACAATGCCCTCGGCGAAGCCGCGATGGACACCATCCGGGCGGTGGGGATCGACGCCAGCCATATTGTCCGCCCCGAACACGGCCGGATGGGCCTGTACTTCTTAGAGACGGGCGCCAACCAGAGACCCAGCAATGTGCTCTACGACCGGGCCGACGCCGCGGTGGCCATCACCCCCGCGGATCAGTACGACTGGGAAGCCATCTTCGAAGGCGCCGGCTGGCTCCACCTCAGCGGCATCACCCCCGCCTTGTCGGAAGTTGCGGCGGATGCCACCGAACGTGCGGCAAAGGCGGCCCAGCAAGCCGGCGTCCCGGTGTCGATCGATCTGAACTTTCGCAAGAAGCTTTGGGGCTGGTCGCCCGATCTCCCAAGCCGTGAATTGGCTCGCCAGGTCATGGGGCGAATCCTGCCGCAAGTCTCGGTGGTGATCGCCAACGAAGAAGACTGCGCGGACGTCCTGGACATCCGTGCGGGAGATACCGACGTTGAGGCGGGTTCGCTGGAGATCGATGGGTATCCGTTGGTCGCCCGGCGCGTGGTGGAACAGTTCCCCAATGTGCAGAAAGTAGCGATCACTCTAAGAGAAAGCCTCTCGGCTAATCACAACAACTGGGGTGCGATGCTCTACGACTCCGCCGAGGATAAGCCTTACTTCGCGCCGCTCAACGATAACGCCGACTATCAGCCCTACGAGATCAAGAACATTGTCGACCGGGTCGGGGGTGGCGACTCATTCGCGGGCGGCCTAATTTTCGCGCTAAACACCCCGGCGTTACAAGCGCCCGGTGATGCCGTGCGTTACGCGGTGGCGGCGTCTTGCCTCAAACACTCGATCAAGGGCGATTTCAATTTCTCTACCCGGCCCGAGGTCGAAGCGTTGATGCACGGCGCTGCTTCAGGGCGTGTCGTTCGTTGA